From a region of the Triticum aestivum cultivar Chinese Spring chromosome 7D, IWGSC CS RefSeq v2.1, whole genome shotgun sequence genome:
- the LOC123167021 gene encoding pectinesterase inhibitor 28-like: MAPTMAITTATLVLLVATLLAPSALGSRSGPSSHHGHGGHAKHSPPPSPPPAPAAPVAAALVRTTCNSTAYYDLCVAALAADPSSTTADVRGLSAIAVSAAASNASASAAALGANVTAQGGAAVDGTVQALLRTCSAKYGEARDALAAARGSIAQQDYDYAAVYVGAAAEYPQVCKALFRRQRPGAYPADLAAREEALKQLCSVSLDIISLLSATS; the protein is encoded by the coding sequence atggcgccaacaatggccatcaCCACCGCCACCCTGGTGCTCCTCGTAGCCACCCTCCTCGCGCCCAGCGCTCTCGGCTCCCGCTCCGGCCCGTCCTCGCACCACGGCCACGGTGGCCACGCCAAGCactccccgccgccgtcgccgccgcccgcgccagccgCCCCGGTGGCCGCGGCGCTGGTCCGCACCACCTGCAACTCCACCGCCTACTACGACCTCTGCGTGGCCGCGCTCGCCGCGGACCCCTCCAGCACCACCGCCGACGTGCGCGGCCTCTCGGCCATCGCCGTCTCCGCGGCCGCCTCCAACGCCTCGGCCTCCGCGGCCGCGCTCGGCGCCAACGTGACCGCGCagggcggcgccgccgtcgacgGCACCGTGCAGGCGCTGCTCCGGACCTGCTCCGCCAAGTACGGCGAGGCGCGGGACGCGCTGGCCGCCGCGAGGGGCTCCATCGCGCAGCAGGACTACGACTACGCCGCCGTCTACGTCGGCGCCGCCGCGGAGTACCCGCAGGTGTGCAAGGCGCTGTTCCGGCGCCAGAGGCCCGGGGCGTACCCGGCCGACCTCGCCGCCAGGGAGGAGGCGCTCAAACAGCTCTGCTCTGTCTCGCTCGACATCATCTCCCTCCTCAGCGCAACCAGCTGA